A stretch of the Acyrthosiphon pisum isolate AL4f chromosome A2, pea_aphid_22Mar2018_4r6ur, whole genome shotgun sequence genome encodes the following:
- the LOC100160161 gene encoding uncharacterized protein LOC100160161 isoform X2, which yields MFRKVQHFSNDKFIKNICEEAAFHGHIDCMMFAREIGVPWYNSEYYGESACSQASGSGHLDCLIYAHDNGSDWDWSTCKAAATGGHLVCLRYAHENGCSWDKETCSSASENGHMDCLRYAHENGCSWNEETCSSASKSGHMNCLTYAHRNGCPWDEYTCSDAARNGQMDCLKYAHENGCPWHEETCKYAALNGHLDCLTYAHENGCPWDEFTCADAALNGHMDCLMYAHENGCPWDSYTFCWAAQNGHMDCFIYAHENRCPWSIGTSSWVVKSGNLDFLRYAHENGCPMDENLCSIAVRSGKLDCLRYVHENGCTWDDYLCFSRAERGHIDCLRYAHKNGIPWNENTCYYAALYGHLDCLRYLHENGCPWDEETCNAAAYHGHIDCLMYAHKNGCPWNEETCSKTVKYENMDCLRYAHENGCPWDEKTCYKAAKYGHIDILRYAHENGCPWDENTRNTWGRYLE from the coding sequence ATGTTCCGCAAGGTACAGCACTTCAGCAATGACAAGTTCATCAAAAACATCTGCGAGGAGGCAGCGTTTCACGGACACATTGACTGTATGATGTTCGCTCGTGAAATTGGCGTTCCTTGGTACAATTCGGAGTATTACGGTGAATCAGCGTGCTCGCAGGCTTCGGGATCCGGCCACCTCGATTGCCTGATTTATGCACATGATAATGGTAGTGATTGGGACTGGTCAACGTGCAAGGCAGCCGCCACTGGTGGACATCTGGTCTGTCTGAGATATGCACACGAAAATGGTTGCTCATGGGACAAAGAAACGTGTTCTAGTGCTTCAGAAAATGGACACATGGACTGTCTGAGATATGCACACGAAAATGGTTGCTCGTGGAACGAAGAAACGTGTTCTAGTGCTTCTAAAAGTGGACACATGAATTGTCTTACGTATGCTCACCGAAATGGATGCCCGTGGGATGAATATACATGTTCTGATGCTGCAAGAAATGGACAAATGGATTGTCTTAAATATGCGCACGAAAATGGATGCCCGTGGCATGAAGAAACGTGTAAATATGCAGCATTAAACGGACATTTGGACTGTCTGACATATGCACACGAAAATGGATGCCCGTGGGACGAATTTACGTGTGCTGATGCTGCGCTAAATGGACACATGGATTGTCTTATGTATGCTCATGAAAATGGATGCCCATGGGACAGTTATACGTTTTGTTGGGCTGCCCAAAATGGACACATGGATTGTTTTATCTATGCTCATGAGAATAGATGCCCGTGGTCCATAGGTACGAGTTCTTGGGTTGTTAAAAGCGGCAATCTCGACTTTCTTCGATATGCGCATGAAAATGGATGCCCGATGGACGAAAATTTGTGTTCCATTGCTGTGCGGAGTGGAAAACTTGACTGCCTTCGATATGTGCATGAAAATGGATGCACATGGGAcgattatttgtgtttttcgaGGGCAGAACGTGGACATATTGACTGTCTTCGATATGCGCATAAAAATGGAATCCCGTGGAATGAAAATACGTGTTATTATGCAGCGTTATATGGACATTTAGACTGTCTTAGATATTTACATGAAAATGGATGTCCGTGGGACGAAGAAACGTGTAATGCTGCTGCGTATCATGGACACATAGATTGTCTTATGTATGCTCATAAAAATGGATGCCCATGGAACGAAGAAACTTGTTCTAAAACTGTGAAATATGAAAACATGGATTGTCTTAGATATGCTCATGAAAATGGATGTCCTTGGGACGAAAAAACTTGTTATAAAGCTGCCAAATATGGACACATAGATATTCTTAGATACGCGCATGAAAATGGATGCCCGTGGGACGAAAATACGCGTAACACATGGGGTAGATATCTGGAATGA
- the LOC100160161 gene encoding uncharacterized protein LOC100160161 isoform X1 translates to MTSNDEITYIVPSLLKSAYRACNKIQRDKFDELDVLDVDLQVCCESLFQILKLNMENDCLDSFGDRLSMFRKVQHFSNDKFIKNICEEAAFHGHIDCMMFAREIGVPWYNSEYYGESACSQASGSGHLDCLIYAHDNGSDWDWSTCKAAATGGHLVCLRYAHENGCSWDKETCSSASENGHMDCLRYAHENGCSWNEETCSSASKSGHMNCLTYAHRNGCPWDEYTCSDAARNGQMDCLKYAHENGCPWHEETCKYAALNGHLDCLTYAHENGCPWDEFTCADAALNGHMDCLMYAHENGCPWDSYTFCWAAQNGHMDCFIYAHENRCPWSIGTSSWVVKSGNLDFLRYAHENGCPMDENLCSIAVRSGKLDCLRYVHENGCTWDDYLCFSRAERGHIDCLRYAHKNGIPWNENTCYYAALYGHLDCLRYLHENGCPWDEETCNAAAYHGHIDCLMYAHKNGCPWNEETCSKTVKYENMDCLRYAHENGCPWDEKTCYKAAKYGHIDILRYAHENGCPWDENTRNTWGRYLE, encoded by the coding sequence ATGACATCTAACGACGAGATAACTTACATCGTACCCAGTCTGTTGAAATCGGCTTACCGCGCATGCAACAAGATCCAGCGGGACAAGTTTGACGAGCTGGACGTTCTAGACGTTGACTTGCAGGTTTGTTGTGAGTCACTTTTCCAAATCCTAAAATTGAACATGGAAAATGACTGTCTTGATTCATTCGGCGATAGGCTGTCCATGTTCCGCAAGGTACAGCACTTCAGCAATGACAAGTTCATCAAAAACATCTGCGAGGAGGCAGCGTTTCACGGACACATTGACTGTATGATGTTCGCTCGTGAAATTGGCGTTCCTTGGTACAATTCGGAGTATTACGGTGAATCAGCGTGCTCGCAGGCTTCGGGATCCGGCCACCTCGATTGCCTGATTTATGCACATGATAATGGTAGTGATTGGGACTGGTCAACGTGCAAGGCAGCCGCCACTGGTGGACATCTGGTCTGTCTGAGATATGCACACGAAAATGGTTGCTCATGGGACAAAGAAACGTGTTCTAGTGCTTCAGAAAATGGACACATGGACTGTCTGAGATATGCACACGAAAATGGTTGCTCGTGGAACGAAGAAACGTGTTCTAGTGCTTCTAAAAGTGGACACATGAATTGTCTTACGTATGCTCACCGAAATGGATGCCCGTGGGATGAATATACATGTTCTGATGCTGCAAGAAATGGACAAATGGATTGTCTTAAATATGCGCACGAAAATGGATGCCCGTGGCATGAAGAAACGTGTAAATATGCAGCATTAAACGGACATTTGGACTGTCTGACATATGCACACGAAAATGGATGCCCGTGGGACGAATTTACGTGTGCTGATGCTGCGCTAAATGGACACATGGATTGTCTTATGTATGCTCATGAAAATGGATGCCCATGGGACAGTTATACGTTTTGTTGGGCTGCCCAAAATGGACACATGGATTGTTTTATCTATGCTCATGAGAATAGATGCCCGTGGTCCATAGGTACGAGTTCTTGGGTTGTTAAAAGCGGCAATCTCGACTTTCTTCGATATGCGCATGAAAATGGATGCCCGATGGACGAAAATTTGTGTTCCATTGCTGTGCGGAGTGGAAAACTTGACTGCCTTCGATATGTGCATGAAAATGGATGCACATGGGAcgattatttgtgtttttcgaGGGCAGAACGTGGACATATTGACTGTCTTCGATATGCGCATAAAAATGGAATCCCGTGGAATGAAAATACGTGTTATTATGCAGCGTTATATGGACATTTAGACTGTCTTAGATATTTACATGAAAATGGATGTCCGTGGGACGAAGAAACGTGTAATGCTGCTGCGTATCATGGACACATAGATTGTCTTATGTATGCTCATAAAAATGGATGCCCATGGAACGAAGAAACTTGTTCTAAAACTGTGAAATATGAAAACATGGATTGTCTTAGATATGCTCATGAAAATGGATGTCCTTGGGACGAAAAAACTTGTTATAAAGCTGCCAAATATGGACACATAGATATTCTTAGATACGCGCATGAAAATGGATGCCCGTGGGACGAAAATACGCGTAACACATGGGGTAGATATCTGGAATGA
- the LOC100568777 gene encoding uncharacterized protein LOC100568777, producing MDTNCVEKTATMTADDERRHVIPSLLKSAYHACTELQRNKYDELEAPDVNFRICCQSIFQIIKLNTESGCFDSLGDRRYMYYKVLLVVRNKLIKNICEKAAFHGHIDCLKISREIGVPWCNSSQRFQSECEPTEFHRIMYSRSHGHKLSVPSYDSSRWAQSACDQAAVSGNLDCLIYAHENGSQWSIFTCCIAAAEGNLECLRYAHENGCPWNVNTCIAAASGGHLNCLKYVHENGFALDKFTCSKAARNGYLDILRYAHENGCPWDTLTCSNAARHGNLDCLRYAHENGCPWDTLTCSDAARHGHLDCLRYARENGCPWNRLTCFNAAKNGRQDCLEYALKNGCPNY from the coding sequence ATGGACACGAATTGCGTGGAAAAGACAGCAACAATGACTGCTGATGATGAGAGAAGACACGTCATACCCAGTCTGTTGAAGTCAGCTTACCACGCGTGTACCGAACTTCAGAGGAACAAGTACGATGAGCTGGAGGCTCCGGACGTCAACTTTAGGATTTGTTGCCAGTCGATTTTCCAAATCATAAAACTGAACACGGAGAGTGGTTGTTTCGACTCGCTCGGCGATAGACGGTACATGTACTATAAGGTGCTGCTAGTCGTCCGTAACAAGTTAATCAAAAACATATGCGAAAAGGCCGCGTTTCACGGACACATCGATTGTCTGAAGATTTCTCGCGAGATTGGCGTTCCGTGGTGCAATTCGTCTCAGCGGTTTCAATCTGAGTGCGAACCGACAGAGTTTCACAGAATCATGTATAGTAGGTCGCACGGTCACAAGCTTAGCGTTCCCTCTTACGATTCGTCCAGGTGGGCTCAATCGGCGTGCGACCAGGCTGCGGTATCCGGAAACTTGGACTGCCTGATTTACGCACATGAAAACGGTAGTCAGTGGAGCATATTTACATGCTGCATAGCTGCGGCTGAAGGAAATCTGGAGTGTTTGAGGTACGCACATGAAAATGGATGCCCGTGGAACGTTAATACGTGTATTGCTGCTGCGTCAGGAGGACATCTGAACTGTCTGAAGTATGTACATGAAAATGGATTTGCGTTGGACAAATTCACGTGTTCTAAAGCCGCTAGAAATGGATACCTGGACATTCTTAGGTATGCACACGAAAATGGCTGCCCGTGGGACACGCTCACGTGTTCTAATGCTGCGAGACACGGGAACCTGGACTGTCTCAGGTATGCACACGAAAATGGCTGCCCGTGGGACACGCTCACGTGTTCTGATGCTGCGAGACACGGGCACCTGGACTGTCTCAGGTATGCACGTGAAAATGGATGCCCATGGAACCGACTCACGTGTTTTAATGCTGCGAAAAATGGGCGACAGGACTGTCTTGAGTATGCACTCAAAAACGGATGCCCTAACTACTGA